The genomic segment GGCTATAGCCGCCCCATAACCGAAGTGGAAGTATTCGAATGCCTCTTTGAACATGTATGTGTTAAGAACATGAGTAGAGTTGCGTGGACCTCCCCCGGTCATAATGAAGACAGAGAGGAAGACGTTGAAGCCGCCAATGGTTAGCATAACTAGTTGAAATACGAACGTTGGACGGAGAAGGGGAGCCGTGACTTTGGTGAAAAGTTTCCAGCTGTTCGCTCCGTCTATCCTGGCAGCTTCATAGAGCTGTTTTGGAATGCTCTGCAGGCCGGCGAGAAAGATTAGCATCGTCCAACCAATACCCTTCCAGATTCCAAGAACATAGATAGGTATCATGGCCGTGGAGGTCTGTGCTAGCCATTTTATATCTGTCTTGATAAGATGAAAAACATCTTTGAGGATGAAGTTCACAATACCTCCGCGGGTCGCAAATAGATACTGGAAAAGGACCGATACGACTACCCAAGAGGTTATGACAGGAAGGTAGAATAAAAGCCTGAAGAGCGTCTGTCCCTTCATTCCTTTATTTAGAAGCAAAGCAACAAGCAGTCCAAGAACCATCTGAAAAGGAACAGTTATTATGGCGTACTTGATTGTGTTTACTAGAGCTACGTAGAACTGTGAATCCTGAAAAAGCTCTATGTAGTTCTCCAGCCCGATGAAGTCGTTGGGAATCTTTGGATTCAAGTTCCACTTGAAAAGGCTCATATAGAAGCCATTAAGAATCGGATAGATTGTCCAGACCAGATAAGCCATCATGCCGGGAAGCACAAATAGAAAACCGGCAAACTTCCTTCTCGTCGTTCTCTTCAAACCTCTTCACCTCTAACAGAACACGGAGAGGCCCAGAAAAGCCTCTCCGTACCCGGAAAAGATCACTTATTCGTACTCGGCTATTACCTCTTCGATCTGCTCTGCGGCGTAATCCAGCGATTCTTTCACGTCGTAATCTGCAACTATTACATCTTGCCAGGCTTGGTCCATTATGTCGTTGATCTGATTCCAGCCAGGATGTGGAGATCTTGCAACGGCCGTTTTCAGCTGCTGCATGAAAACCTGAAAGTAGGGATGTTCTATTATTGCCTTATCCTCAACGAGCGAATTCAAGACGGGCATTTGACTGACTTCCACAAAAGCCTTCTGCACTTCGTAAGAGGTCATGTACTTAACGAATTCCCAAGAGGCCTCTTTATGTTCTGAAGTCTCGGTAATGACGATATTCTCGCCCCCAACAACGGATCTCGATCCTCCGGCTCCCGCAGGAAAAATCACAGCGTTTATCTCGGCGTCAGGATACTGTCCTTTGATTATTGGCCATGCCCAAGGTCCTGCAAGAATCATGGCGTATATATCCTCAGCATAACCTTCGAAAGTGCCAATTCCGCCGCCACCAACTATTGTGTCGGCTATGAAGCCAGCGTCACGGAGATCTTTGAAAGTCTGGAGCGCCTGGATGCTTCCTTCAGAATTGACGAAGCCTTCTGCCTTCTGGTTTGTCTGATCCAGTATGTACCCACCAAAACTGTAAATCCAGGGGATCGAATTCCACGGACCGAGACCGCTGTCAGCATAGCCCCATTGATCTATCTGACCATCGCCGTCCTTGTCTTTGGTGAGCAGTTTTGCGAACTCGACGAACTCTTCCATTGTTTTTGGGCCTTCACTCAGTCCGACTTCTTCGAAGAGTTTCTTGTTCCATAATAGTACTTGAGTGTTGGTGTCCAGAGGAAGTCCGTAATAGTGTCCATTCCACTCGCAGGTTGAAAGGGGACCGGGAAGAAAACTGTCCTCGATCTCGTCAAATTCCTCTGCGAATACTACATCGACGGGCACTAGCATTTCTATGTCTGCAAACTGCGGAACCCAGATTATGTCCATTCTGATTACATCTCCAAGCGCCCCCGCTGCTGTACCAACAATCAAACGCTGTCTCATGTCATCATAGTTGACCTGAGTCTCCTTAACTTTGATTTCTGGAAACGACTTCTCAAATTCCGGAATTATCTTCTCGGTAAGAAGATTGTACTCTCCGGAATTAGTGC from the Mesotoga infera genome contains:
- a CDS encoding sugar ABC transporter permease gives rise to the protein MMAYLVWTIYPILNGFYMSLFKWNLNPKIPNDFIGLENYIELFQDSQFYVALVNTIKYAIITVPFQMVLGLLVALLLNKGMKGQTLFRLLFYLPVITSWVVVSVLFQYLFATRGGIVNFILKDVFHLIKTDIKWLAQTSTAMIPIYVLGIWKGIGWTMLIFLAGLQSIPKQLYEAARIDGANSWKLFTKVTAPLLRPTFVFQLVMLTIGGFNVFLSVFIMTGGGPRNSTHVLNTYMFKEAFEYFHFGYGAAIAVVFFLMVFTISQLQRRFLKREPY
- a CDS encoding extracellular solute-binding protein codes for the protein MKKLLLVVLVILIAGMALAVEEITFWHSYSTNSGEYNLLTEKIIPEFEKSFPEIKVKETQVNYDDMRQRLIVGTAAGALGDVIRMDIIWVPQFADIEMLVPVDVVFAEEFDEIEDSFLPGPLSTCEWNGHYYGLPLDTNTQVLLWNKKLFEEVGLSEGPKTMEEFVEFAKLLTKDKDGDGQIDQWGYADSGLGPWNSIPWIYSFGGYILDQTNQKAEGFVNSEGSIQALQTFKDLRDAGFIADTIVGGGGIGTFEGYAEDIYAMILAGPWAWPIIKGQYPDAEINAVIFPAGAGGSRSVVGGENIVITETSEHKEASWEFVKYMTSYEVQKAFVEVSQMPVLNSLVEDKAIIEHPYFQVFMQQLKTAVARSPHPGWNQINDIMDQAWQDVIVADYDVKESLDYAAEQIEEVIAEYE